Below is a genomic region from Prochlorococcus marinus str. MIT 0918.
CTTAATGACCACCTCCAAACTCTTACAACAAAAGGTAGTGGTTTCCAAGGAGGTAATTCGTTTAGCTCCTCGTTAAGATCTATCCAAAACCAAATAGATATTATCATTAGTAATGGTGATAAAAAAGAAGTCCAATAACCAATAGATCTATTCCCAGTTAAAAGAAGCATGCTGATCACCATCAAACTGGATACTTTCCAATAAATTGATAAAAGTCTGAGAATAGATACTTCTTTTTTGATCGAAGACCATATAAAAAGGACTAATGGTAGGCCGAATGCAAAAGTTGCTCCTAGCCTATAGGTCAACCAAACAAGAATTTGGTATGAAATTTCTGTCAATTTTGAAAGCTTCTCATTTAATTATTATCAACCCTCATCGGCCTTGTTTAGGATGAAAAAAATAAATTCTCAAAAAGCTTCTACATAGTGCGTCAACATGTCAATCCATTGAGCCGTTTCTTTCAGCTAGAAAATGAGTTACCTGGGCCAGTTGAATTATTTGAGAATGGAGATTTGCCAATACATTTAGATATTGGTTGTGCCAGAGGTAGGTTCCTTTTTGACATGGCCTCTTTTTACAGAGGAT
It encodes:
- a CDS encoding DUF3177 family protein, coding for MTEISYQILVWLTYRLGATFAFGLPLVLFIWSSIKKEVSILRLLSIYWKVSSLMVISMLLLTGNRSIGYWTSFLSPLLMIISIWFWIDLNEELNELPPWKPLPFVVRVWRWSLSIFCCLYASLTFQSLTCMNGNISKICSYWKEAPANLNVMLKNIFSFLFGANWTEGMAAFIGYLALIIYCVGIIQWVFIRLPKQGRISGGF